gattttttttttcaataattcgTTTACACatgaaaatttgaatgaattatcTATTTGATAAtaccaatttaaatattcattgaatgattttatttaaacatttcaAGGAAGCTATAAATTTCGGGATTTCGATACTTTGATAAagttattgttaatttttacaAAGTATTCACACAACCtttatcttctatttttaaaccataataaattatttttaaaaaaatatttagctAATTGAGTGATGACATGTTGACATtgttaaaactttataaaaaaagtttgtcaaaattatttttcctaaatttcGAGATGCACTCAAAATATCTAAGAGTCTAAACTATTTTTTCAGAgtaaatatacttattttaatttcaaaactatttattataaatttttatttgtttgtttaaacataaaaaataataataaaagaggtaaaaacaatttatttggATAAGTCACTCACcatagtaacaaaaaaaaaaggttcttTATTGCATTTGGGGAGATTACAATTACAGCAATAATTGGATCAAGCATTCTGCATCTCACACCCCTTTATAGAACTGCTCATTATTGAACTGCAAAATACACTGCTGTTAACAAAACAAGCAAAATGTCACACTGTGGAAGCTGTTGATTCCATCCATCATCACTCTCTTAGGGAGCAAAGCCTTTCTTCAAAGTTTGAATGGTGGAAACATCAGTCTTGAAGGACAAAGCCAAGATATTGTCATCAATGGAGGTGTTAAAGAGGGTGCTTGGAATCGACACAGTCCCAGCACTGGCACTTCCAAAGGCAGATATGGCCACTGCAGGCTTCTGAGAATCCGAATTGTACTGGAAGTGCACCAGACCCTTTGGGAAAACAAACACATCTCCAGTTTTTAGTGTCTGAGTGAAGAGTTTATTGGTTGTGTCCACAAACCCCACTTGAAGAGAACCCTGAACGTTGAAGAGTAACTCTGCAGAA
This region of Vigna unguiculata cultivar IT97K-499-35 chromosome 5, ASM411807v1, whole genome shotgun sequence genomic DNA includes:
- the LOC114186224 gene encoding germin-like protein 9-3, producing MSSTTFKVVTLIISVFSIMQISCGGDPDILTDFIVPPNTTLDGNFFTFTGFRSLFSPNTLSAFKVQKASRAEFPAVDGQSVSYAVLEFPGGSVNPPHTHPRSAELLFNVQGSLQVGFVDTTNKLFTQTLKTGDVFVFPKGLVHFQYNSDSQKPAVAISAFGSASAGTVSIPSTLFNTSIDDNILALSFKTDVSTIQTLKKGFAP